The following proteins are encoded in a genomic region of Acidobacteriota bacterium:
- a CDS encoding carboxyltransferase domain-containing protein produces MKQAGERAWLLEWAGDESEANAKARAAAAAVRAAAAPGFLDAVPSARTCLVLGGPGFDASPLAALEADPPAAPPGPAPRAHEIRFTPDGADLDEIASRCALTPEGFLRAFTGLTYTVGFLGFTPGFAYLYGLPLAFHLPRRPSPRAAVPAGSVALAGPYVGIYPGATPGGWNLVGTTARRLFDLRGDPPFLFSPGDTVRFTA; encoded by the coding sequence TTGAAACAGGCGGGCGAGAGAGCCTGGCTCCTCGAGTGGGCCGGCGACGAGAGCGAGGCGAACGCGAAGGCGCGCGCCGCGGCGGCGGCCGTGCGTGCCGCGGCCGCGCCCGGATTTCTCGACGCCGTGCCGTCGGCGCGCACGTGCCTCGTCCTCGGAGGGCCGGGGTTCGACGCGTCGCCGCTCGCGGCGCTGGAGGCCGATCCGCCCGCGGCGCCCCCCGGCCCCGCGCCGCGGGCGCACGAGATCCGGTTCACGCCGGACGGCGCCGACCTCGACGAGATCGCCTCGCGCTGCGCCCTCACGCCGGAGGGGTTCCTCCGCGCGTTCACGGGCCTCACGTACACGGTGGGCTTTCTCGGATTCACGCCGGGCTTCGCGTACCTCTACGGGCTGCCGCTCGCGTTCCACCTTCCGCGCCGGCCCAGCCCGCGCGCCGCCGTGCCCGCGGGGAGCGTCGCGCTCGCCGGCCCATACGTCGGGATCTACCCGGGCGCGACGCCGGGCGGCTGGAACCTCGTCGGGACGACGGCGCGGCGCCTCTTCGACCTCCGCGGCGACCCGCCCTTCCTGTTCTCCCCGGGCGACACCGTGAGGTTCACGGCGTGA
- a CDS encoding biotin-dependent carboxyltransferase has product MTRGLFVIEPGALTTVQDLGRAGWGAWGVPASGALDEEALRLANRLVGNPPGAAALEVTLQGPVFKAIGDALLAVVGGAFGPAPGEVIRVEDGKTLALAAGPGAVRAIVAVAGGIDVPQVLGSRSTCVSARFGGFQGRRLQKGDVLSIGEPFGAPLPGRANVPRPPAGDVTLRAMPGPQEDLFDPEARAAFWAAAWRVLPESNRMGIRLRGESLGFVETSALPSEGTAPGAVQITAEGQPIVLLAERPTTGGYPKIATVASADLGVLARTAPGRIVRFERIPVDEARRLLAEREASDRAGSAR; this is encoded by the coding sequence GTGACGCGCGGCCTCTTCGTCATCGAGCCGGGGGCGCTCACGACCGTGCAGGACCTCGGGCGCGCGGGCTGGGGCGCGTGGGGCGTGCCCGCCTCGGGCGCGCTCGACGAGGAGGCTCTCCGTCTCGCGAACCGGCTCGTGGGAAACCCGCCGGGCGCCGCGGCTCTCGAAGTCACGCTCCAGGGCCCGGTCTTCAAGGCGATCGGAGACGCCCTCCTCGCCGTCGTCGGCGGCGCGTTCGGCCCCGCGCCCGGCGAGGTAATCCGCGTCGAGGACGGAAAGACGCTCGCGCTCGCCGCCGGACCCGGCGCCGTGCGCGCGATCGTCGCCGTGGCCGGGGGGATCGACGTTCCGCAGGTCCTCGGCAGCCGCTCGACGTGCGTCTCGGCGCGCTTCGGCGGGTTTCAGGGCCGGCGCCTGCAGAAGGGCGACGTCCTGTCGATCGGCGAGCCGTTCGGGGCGCCGCTTCCGGGCCGCGCGAACGTCCCGCGGCCGCCCGCGGGCGACGTGACCCTTCGGGCGATGCCGGGTCCGCAGGAGGACCTGTTCGACCCCGAAGCGCGCGCCGCGTTCTGGGCGGCCGCATGGCGCGTCCTCCCGGAGTCGAACCGGATGGGAATCCGGCTGCGCGGCGAGTCGCTCGGCTTCGTCGAGACGTCGGCGCTCCCCTCGGAGGGAACGGCCCCCGGGGCCGTCCAGATCACCGCGGAAGGGCAGCCGATCGTCCTCCTCGCCGAGCGGCCCACGACGGGCGGCTACCCGAAGATCGCGACGGTGGCGTCGGCCGATCTCGGCGTCCTCGCCCGGACCGCGCCGGGCCGGATCGTGCGCTTTGAGAGAATCCCGGTCGACGAAGCCCGGAGACTCCTCGCCGAACGCGAGGCGAGCGACCGGGCCGGGAGCGCTCGATGA
- a CDS encoding LamB/YcsF family protein, with product MTLHAVDYRKKPRFAVDLNFDGGEGFDDEPLMEYVASVNIACGGHAGDERSMRKATRLALRRFVAINAHPSYQDSAGFGRAPVDVSPEELELSISSQIETLRNIVRQEEGELVGVKPHGALYHEAASRAEVARSVAQAAYLISPRLVLITSPRSKLLEEGAALEMVVAVEGFADRAYRPDGSLVPRSEPGALVTDPKAAVAQALSIVREHRVKTTDGSFHDLTVDTLCLHGDTPGARDIGRAVRAALLKAEVVVRPLRGWKPRGPDPGPPKMPSR from the coding sequence ATGACCCTGCACGCCGTCGACTATCGCAAGAAGCCGCGTTTCGCCGTCGACCTGAACTTCGACGGTGGGGAGGGCTTCGACGACGAGCCGCTCATGGAATACGTCGCGAGCGTGAACATTGCCTGCGGTGGACACGCGGGCGACGAGCGCTCGATGCGGAAAGCCACGCGCCTCGCCCTGCGCCGGTTCGTCGCGATCAACGCCCACCCGTCCTACCAGGATTCCGCGGGCTTCGGCCGCGCCCCGGTCGACGTCTCTCCCGAGGAGCTCGAACTCTCCATCTCCAGCCAGATCGAGACGCTCCGGAACATCGTGCGGCAGGAGGAGGGCGAGCTCGTGGGCGTCAAGCCGCACGGCGCGCTCTATCACGAGGCCGCGAGCCGGGCGGAGGTCGCGCGCTCGGTAGCCCAGGCCGCATACCTGATCTCGCCCCGCCTCGTTCTCATCACGTCGCCGCGCTCGAAGCTGCTCGAGGAGGGCGCCGCCCTCGAGATGGTCGTCGCGGTCGAGGGCTTCGCCGACCGCGCCTACAGGCCCGACGGCAGCCTGGTCCCCCGGAGCGAGCCGGGCGCCCTCGTGACGGACCCGAAGGCGGCGGTGGCGCAGGCGCTTTCGATCGTCCGCGAGCACCGCGTGAAGACCACCGACGGGAGCTTCCACGACCTCACGGTCGACACGCTCTGCCTCCACGGCGACACTCCCGGAGCCCGCGACATCGGCCGCGCCGTGCGCGCCGCGCTCCTCAAGGCGGAGGTCGTCGTGCGCCCGCTCCGGGGCTGGAAGCCGCGGGGACCGGACCCCGGCCCGCCGAAGATGCCGAGCCGTTAA
- the purL gene encoding phosphoribosylformylglycinamidine synthase subunit PurL, producing the protein MGNAAAPLTPAVVAEHGLSPDEFERIKAILGREPSLLELGIYSALWSEHCSYKSSRPFLKEFPTTGPRVLQGPGENAGAVDIGDGLAVVFKMESHNHPSFIEPHQGAATGVGGILRDVFTMGARPVAILDPLFFGDPKAPRMRDLVDGVVRGIGGYGNCIGVPTVGGMTFFHPAYNKNILVNAMAVGLVRQDRIFRAKASGPGNPVLYAGSKTGRDGIHGASMASDVFDDEKAQRRPTVQVGDPFVEKLVLEAVLEVLEGDAVVAIQDMGAAGLTSSTFEMCSRGGVGMRLDLSKVPMRETGMTPYELMLSESQERMVLVVRKGREAEVAAVFRKWGVDVETIGVVQAERKMTLLWNGEVAADLAIGPLVEEAPVYQRPYTLPKPLPASTPVALDGAPAPEAALLALLASPNLCGKRWIWEQYDVSVRTSTVAGPGGDAAVLRVPGTTKGIAATTDVAPRYVAADPETGAAHAVAEAALNLACVGARPLAVTDCLNFGNPERPEILGQFVASIRGLAKACRAFETPVVSGNVSLYNETDGVSILPTPTVGMVGLLADVSTAVGSRFAREGDLVALLGTTRDEMGASEYLATVLGRDEGPCPSLDLASVRAVVNLLVEIAVDGMISSAHDLSSGGLAVALAEASAAGFGAAVNVGSPLSPTRTLFAESAGRALVSFPPGRERNLVDAARRHGVAVSLLGRVVPGRLIVTVNGDPAIDLPVSRLAAASEEAFVKLVEVRS; encoded by the coding sequence ATGGGGAACGCGGCCGCGCCACTCACCCCCGCCGTCGTGGCGGAGCACGGCCTCTCGCCGGACGAGTTCGAGCGGATCAAGGCGATCCTCGGCCGGGAGCCCAGCCTCCTCGAGCTCGGGATCTATTCGGCGCTCTGGAGCGAGCACTGCTCGTACAAGTCGTCGCGGCCCTTCCTCAAGGAGTTCCCGACGACGGGGCCGCGCGTCCTCCAGGGCCCGGGCGAGAACGCGGGCGCCGTCGACATCGGCGACGGTCTCGCGGTCGTCTTCAAGATGGAGTCGCACAACCACCCGTCGTTCATCGAGCCCCACCAGGGTGCGGCGACCGGTGTGGGCGGCATCCTTCGCGACGTCTTCACGATGGGCGCGCGGCCCGTGGCGATCCTCGATCCGCTCTTCTTCGGGGACCCGAAGGCGCCGCGCATGCGCGACCTCGTGGACGGCGTGGTGCGCGGGATCGGCGGCTACGGAAACTGCATCGGCGTTCCGACCGTCGGCGGGATGACGTTCTTCCACCCGGCCTACAACAAGAACATTCTCGTCAACGCGATGGCGGTCGGCCTCGTGCGGCAGGACCGCATCTTCCGCGCGAAGGCTTCCGGTCCCGGCAATCCCGTGCTCTACGCGGGCTCGAAGACGGGCCGCGACGGGATCCACGGGGCCTCGATGGCCTCCGACGTCTTCGACGACGAGAAGGCCCAACGCCGGCCGACCGTGCAGGTGGGCGACCCGTTCGTCGAGAAGCTCGTCCTCGAAGCCGTCCTCGAGGTCCTCGAGGGCGACGCGGTCGTCGCGATCCAGGACATGGGCGCCGCGGGCCTCACGTCCTCGACGTTCGAGATGTGCTCGCGCGGCGGCGTCGGGATGCGCCTCGACCTCTCGAAGGTCCCGATGCGCGAGACGGGGATGACGCCCTACGAACTCATGCTGTCCGAGTCGCAGGAGCGGATGGTCCTCGTCGTGCGCAAGGGGCGCGAAGCCGAGGTCGCCGCCGTGTTCCGCAAGTGGGGCGTGGACGTCGAGACGATCGGCGTCGTGCAGGCCGAGCGGAAGATGACGCTCCTGTGGAACGGCGAGGTCGCCGCGGACCTCGCGATCGGGCCGCTCGTCGAGGAGGCGCCGGTCTACCAGCGCCCGTACACGCTGCCGAAGCCGCTGCCCGCGTCGACGCCGGTCGCTCTCGACGGCGCGCCTGCTCCCGAGGCCGCGCTCCTCGCGCTCCTCGCGTCGCCGAACCTCTGCGGCAAGCGGTGGATCTGGGAGCAGTACGACGTGAGCGTCAGGACGAGCACGGTCGCGGGACCCGGCGGCGACGCGGCGGTCCTGCGCGTGCCCGGGACGACGAAGGGTATCGCGGCGACGACGGACGTCGCCCCGCGATACGTCGCGGCGGACCCCGAGACCGGCGCCGCCCACGCGGTCGCCGAGGCGGCCCTGAACCTCGCGTGCGTCGGGGCGCGCCCGCTCGCCGTCACGGACTGCCTGAACTTCGGCAACCCCGAGCGGCCCGAGATCCTCGGCCAGTTCGTCGCTTCCATCCGCGGCCTCGCGAAGGCGTGCCGCGCGTTCGAGACGCCGGTCGTCTCCGGCAACGTGTCGCTTTACAACGAGACGGACGGCGTCTCGATCCTTCCGACGCCGACGGTCGGGATGGTCGGCCTCCTCGCGGACGTCTCGACGGCCGTCGGCTCGCGCTTCGCGCGCGAAGGCGACCTCGTCGCCCTCCTCGGCACGACGCGGGACGAGATGGGCGCGAGCGAATACCTCGCGACGGTCCTCGGGCGCGACGAGGGCCCGTGCCCGTCGCTCGACCTCGCGTCGGTTCGAGCCGTCGTGAACCTCCTCGTCGAGATCGCCGTCGACGGCATGATCTCCTCGGCGCACGACCTTTCGTCCGGCGGCCTCGCGGTCGCCCTGGCCGAGGCGTCGGCGGCCGGTTTCGGCGCCGCCGTGAACGTCGGCTCCCCGCTTTCCCCGACGCGTACGCTTTTCGCGGAGTCGGCCGGGCGCGCGCTCGTCTCGTTTCCGCCCGGGCGCGAGCGCAACCTCGTGGACGCCGCGCGCCGGCACGGGGTCGCCGTCTCGCTCCTCGGCCGCGTCGTTCCGGGGCGTCTCATCGTGACCGTCAACGGCGATCCCGCGATCGATCTGCCCGTGTCGCGTCTCGCCGCCGCCTCGGAAGAGGCCTTCGTCAAGCTCGTGGAGGTCCGTTCGTGA
- a CDS encoding thioredoxin family protein: protein MKKLLVVSSVLFLSASAPAADLKIGAAAPDFTLPSASDGKMVALKDLLAKNKAVAVIFVATKCPVSNAYNDRMAALAKEYAAKGIAVVGINSNKAELAPEVAAHAKEHGFTFPVVKDEGNKVADAYGAQKTPEVFVISPKGDLLYHGRIDESQDDPKGVKSPDLRNALEAILAGKPVPAAETKAFGCTIKRV from the coding sequence GTGAAAAAGCTGCTGGTCGTCTCCTCCGTGCTCTTTCTCTCCGCTTCCGCCCCGGCGGCCGACCTGAAGATCGGCGCCGCCGCGCCCGACTTCACGCTCCCGTCCGCATCGGACGGAAAGATGGTCGCGCTGAAGGACCTCCTTGCGAAGAACAAGGCCGTCGCCGTGATCTTCGTCGCGACGAAGTGCCCCGTCTCGAACGCCTACAACGACCGCATGGCCGCGCTCGCGAAGGAATACGCCGCGAAGGGGATCGCCGTCGTCGGGATCAACTCCAACAAGGCCGAACTCGCGCCCGAGGTCGCCGCGCACGCGAAGGAGCACGGGTTCACGTTCCCCGTCGTGAAGGACGAAGGAAACAAGGTCGCCGACGCTTACGGCGCGCAGAAGACCCCCGAGGTGTTCGTGATCTCGCCGAAGGGCGACCTCCTGTACCACGGCCGCATCGACGAGTCGCAGGACGATCCGAAGGGCGTGAAGTCTCCGGACCTGCGCAACGCCCTCGAGGCGATCCTCGCGGGCAAGCCCGTGCCCGCCGCCGAGACGAAGGCCTTCGGGTGCACGATCAAGCGGGTTTGA
- a CDS encoding TlpA family protein disulfide reductase: MKLVKPEQYKARIVAPKKGRVLLVNFWATWCEPCREEMPALVAAAKKFPTKDVAVVLVSVDSLKATPAVEKYLAKEKVPFVCWQAKSHDPQNFVDAVDKEGWNGAVPYTLVYSRTGALVAKLAGPQSEQAFGEAVKKALAGGT; the protein is encoded by the coding sequence GTGAAGCTCGTCAAGCCGGAGCAGTACAAGGCGCGGATCGTCGCGCCGAAGAAGGGGCGCGTCCTGCTCGTCAACTTCTGGGCCACGTGGTGCGAGCCGTGCCGCGAGGAGATGCCGGCCCTCGTCGCCGCGGCGAAGAAATTCCCGACGAAGGACGTCGCCGTCGTCCTCGTCTCGGTCGACTCCCTCAAGGCGACGCCCGCCGTCGAGAAATACCTCGCGAAGGAAAAGGTCCCGTTCGTCTGCTGGCAGGCCAAGAGCCACGACCCCCAGAACTTCGTCGACGCGGTGGACAAGGAAGGCTGGAACGGCGCGGTCCCGTACACGCTCGTCTACTCCCGCACGGGCGCGCTCGTCGCGAAACTCGCGGGGCCGCAGTCGGAGCAGGCGTTCGGCGAGGCCGTGAAGAAAGCCCTCGCCGGAGGCACTTGA
- a CDS encoding HAD-IIIA family hydrolase gives MRTRPRWDALFLDRDGTLIVERGYLKNPRGVRLARGAAGRLKAFTDEGTLLFVVTNQSGLARGVLTRDEVDAVNAEVVRRLAARGVPLAGVLVCPHFPEGVVPELSVRCRCRKPGTLLHTRALAAHGLSARRSAVLGDKWDDVGAGVALGAAQAHVLTGHGREHRAKVVERAPDAILATSLADALEQLRRRKPR, from the coding sequence GTGAGGACGCGTCCGCGCTGGGACGCGCTCTTCCTCGACCGCGACGGAACGCTCATCGTCGAGCGCGGCTACCTGAAGAACCCGCGCGGCGTCCGGCTCGCACGCGGCGCGGCCGGGCGCCTCAAGGCGTTCACGGACGAGGGGACGCTCCTGTTCGTCGTTACGAACCAGTCGGGCCTCGCGCGCGGCGTCCTGACGCGGGACGAGGTCGACGCCGTGAACGCGGAGGTCGTCCGGCGGCTCGCGGCACGCGGCGTCCCCTTGGCCGGCGTCCTCGTCTGCCCGCACTTTCCCGAAGGCGTCGTGCCGGAGCTCTCGGTCCGCTGCCGGTGTCGCAAGCCCGGCACGCTTCTCCACACGCGCGCGCTCGCGGCGCACGGGCTCTCGGCGCGGCGTTCGGCCGTCCTCGGCGACAAGTGGGACGACGTCGGCGCGGGCGTCGCTCTCGGCGCGGCGCAGGCCCACGTCCTGACGGGACACGGGCGGGAACACCGCGCGAAGGTCGTGGAGCGCGCGCCGGATGCGATACTGGCAACCTCTCTCGCCGATGCGCTCGAACAGCTTCGCCGGAGGAAACCCCGTTGA
- the rfaE2 gene encoding D-glycero-beta-D-manno-heptose 1-phosphate adenylyltransferase → MLDETWLGSVERVAPEAPVPLLALASMSRRAGGAGNVVENLASLGARAVTLGAVGPGEEGAWLARRLTTLAGASGTVVVDPRRTTPVKRRMVSEGRQMLRVDEELPAGLSASAEAVLVAAARTSVAAADVLLVSDYAKGTLTPAVLSALFEAARAKGIPALVDPKGKDYARYRGATVVTPNRKELETVTGETARDLPAVARLGAKLRDELGLEALLVKLSEEGMLLLVRGQEPRRIAARAREVFDVTGAGDTVLATLGVALGCGLDLFGAAEVANRAAGCAVARVGTAPVHWADLLEGLVASPHEKVLGRAHVASVSAVLRRAHKSVVFTNGCFDLLHPGHVKLLAEARAHGDVLVVGINSDASVKRLKGEGRPILSESDRAQVLGGLDAVDFVVVFDEDTPQALIEEIRPQVLVKGGDYVEGTVVGAPFVKSTGGSVVLVPLVEGRSTSSMVARMKGDA, encoded by the coding sequence ATGCTCGACGAGACGTGGCTCGGGAGCGTCGAGCGCGTCGCTCCCGAGGCGCCCGTCCCGCTCCTCGCGCTCGCGTCCATGAGCCGGCGCGCGGGCGGGGCCGGAAACGTCGTCGAGAACCTGGCGTCGCTCGGCGCGCGCGCCGTCACGCTCGGCGCCGTCGGCCCCGGCGAGGAGGGCGCGTGGCTCGCGCGGCGCCTCACGACTCTCGCCGGAGCTTCCGGCACGGTCGTGGTGGACCCGCGGCGCACGACGCCCGTGAAGCGCCGCATGGTCTCCGAGGGCCGCCAGATGCTCCGCGTCGACGAGGAGCTGCCGGCCGGCCTCTCGGCCTCCGCGGAAGCCGTGCTCGTTGCGGCCGCCCGGACGTCGGTCGCCGCCGCGGACGTCCTCCTCGTGTCGGACTACGCGAAGGGCACGCTGACGCCGGCCGTCCTGTCCGCCCTCTTCGAAGCGGCGCGCGCCAAGGGGATTCCGGCTCTCGTCGACCCGAAGGGGAAGGATTACGCGCGCTACCGCGGCGCCACCGTCGTGACGCCGAATCGCAAGGAGCTCGAGACCGTCACCGGCGAGACGGCGCGCGACCTGCCCGCCGTCGCCCGCCTCGGCGCGAAGCTCCGCGACGAGCTCGGCCTCGAAGCGCTCCTCGTGAAGCTCTCCGAGGAGGGGATGCTGCTTCTCGTCCGCGGGCAGGAGCCGCGCCGGATCGCCGCGCGGGCCCGCGAGGTGTTCGACGTGACGGGTGCGGGAGACACGGTCCTCGCGACGCTCGGCGTCGCGCTCGGCTGCGGGCTCGACCTGTTCGGGGCCGCGGAGGTCGCGAATCGCGCCGCCGGCTGCGCGGTCGCTCGCGTCGGGACGGCGCCCGTCCACTGGGCCGACCTCCTCGAAGGCCTCGTCGCCTCGCCGCACGAGAAGGTGCTCGGGCGCGCGCACGTCGCGTCCGTTTCGGCCGTGCTCCGGCGCGCGCACAAGAGCGTCGTCTTCACGAACGGCTGCTTCGACCTCCTCCACCCTGGGCACGTGAAGCTTCTCGCCGAGGCCCGCGCGCACGGCGACGTCCTCGTCGTCGGGATCAACAGCGACGCCTCCGTGAAACGGCTCAAGGGCGAGGGGCGGCCCATCCTCTCCGAGTCCGACCGCGCCCAGGTCCTCGGGGGCCTCGACGCCGTCGACTTCGTCGTCGTCTTCGACGAGGACACGCCGCAGGCCCTCATCGAGGAGATCCGCCCGCAGGTTCTCGTGAAGGGCGGCGACTACGTGGAGGGGACGGTGGTCGGCGCGCCGTTCGTCAAGTCGACGGGCGGAAGCGTCGTCCTCGTGCCGCTCGTGGAAGGCCGCTCGACATCGTCGATGGTCGCGCGGATGAAGGGAGACGCCTGA
- a CDS encoding SIS domain-containing protein: protein MRAYFADLAALASGAEASIGAAVAKASRLVADAALSGKTTFAFGNGGSATQAQHFAAELVVRYKDDRPALPAIALVSDIAILTACTNDYDYSVVFSRQVEALAKKGDVAVGLTTSGKSPNVLKALAAAKARGLSTVFLTGEKGRAEAANWDVGIVVPSTETAHVQELHLAALHLMCRFVDEERARRAHRA, encoded by the coding sequence ATGCGCGCGTACTTCGCGGACCTCGCGGCACTGGCCTCGGGCGCCGAGGCCTCGATCGGGGCCGCCGTGGCGAAGGCCTCCAGGCTCGTCGCGGACGCGGCGCTCTCCGGGAAGACGACGTTCGCGTTCGGCAACGGCGGCAGCGCGACGCAGGCCCAGCACTTCGCGGCCGAGCTCGTCGTGCGCTACAAGGACGACCGGCCCGCGCTCCCCGCGATCGCACTGGTCTCGGACATCGCGATCCTGACCGCCTGCACGAACGACTACGACTACTCCGTCGTGTTCTCGCGCCAGGTCGAGGCGCTCGCGAAGAAGGGCGACGTCGCCGTCGGTCTCACGACGTCCGGGAAGAGCCCGAACGTCCTCAAGGCGCTCGCCGCGGCGAAGGCGCGCGGCCTTTCGACGGTGTTCCTCACGGGCGAGAAGGGGCGCGCCGAGGCCGCGAACTGGGACGTCGGGATCGTCGTTCCCTCGACCGAAACGGCCCACGTTCAGGAGCTGCACCTGGCGGCGCTCCACCTGATGTGCCGGTTCGTGGACGAGGAGCGCGCCCGCCGCGCCCACCGCGCCTGA
- the waaF gene encoding lipopolysaccharide heptosyltransferase II has translation MKTLVRATNWVGDVVMSRPALRALKAADPSGRLAVLARPWVAELYRLAEEVDDVLVDDSSGRHAGGPGHARLADEVRDAGFDRAVILPTSFSTALALARAGVPERIGYRGEGRGPLLTQALRLDLAAGEHQVWKHLRLAAAAGASLPAAPDVSWDASKEVRESARVRLAEAGLSGPFVAAHVASFAHAAKRWDLARFADVFDGLSSRGLSVALLGSAGEKGVNGEAAAFARKARVFDLSGRTTLPEALGVLASARLFVGNDSGLAHLASAAGTPSVVVFGPTDPDATRPWDGPRTDGRPVRLALARRRTPCAPCGWAVCPIDHGCMAAVTPADVLEAAESVLD, from the coding sequence GTGAAGACGCTCGTGAGGGCGACGAACTGGGTCGGCGACGTCGTCATGTCCCGCCCCGCGCTCCGAGCGCTCAAGGCCGCGGACCCGTCGGGACGCCTCGCCGTCCTTGCGCGGCCGTGGGTCGCGGAGCTGTACCGCCTCGCGGAGGAAGTGGACGACGTTCTCGTCGACGACTCCTCCGGACGTCACGCGGGCGGTCCGGGGCACGCGCGCCTCGCGGACGAGGTCCGGGACGCCGGCTTCGACCGGGCCGTGATCCTCCCAACCAGCTTCTCGACCGCCCTCGCCCTCGCGCGCGCGGGCGTCCCCGAGCGAATCGGCTACCGGGGCGAGGGCCGCGGCCCGCTCCTCACCCAGGCGCTCCGCCTCGACCTCGCAGCCGGCGAGCACCAGGTCTGGAAACACCTCCGTCTCGCGGCCGCCGCGGGCGCATCGCTCCCCGCGGCGCCGGACGTCTCGTGGGACGCGTCGAAGGAGGTCCGCGAGTCCGCGCGCGTCCGGCTCGCCGAGGCCGGCCTCTCAGGGCCGTTCGTCGCCGCGCACGTCGCGTCCTTCGCGCACGCCGCCAAGCGCTGGGACCTCGCACGTTTCGCCGACGTCTTCGACGGTCTGTCCTCGCGCGGCCTCTCGGTCGCGCTCCTCGGGAGCGCAGGCGAGAAGGGCGTCAATGGAGAAGCGGCGGCCTTCGCCCGGAAGGCGCGCGTCTTCGACCTGAGCGGAAGGACGACGCTCCCCGAGGCACTGGGAGTTCTCGCGTCCGCGCGACTCTTCGTCGGAAACGATTCCGGCCTCGCGCACCTCGCAAGCGCGGCCGGGACGCCGTCCGTCGTCGTCTTCGGGCCGACGGACCCCGACGCGACGCGGCCGTGGGACGGGCCGCGCACGGATGGCAGGCCCGTCCGCCTCGCCCTCGCGCGGCGCAGGACCCCGTGCGCGCCGTGCGGCTGGGCGGTCTGCCCGATCGACCACGGGTGCATGGCCGCCGTGACGCCGGCCGACGTCCTCGAGGCGGCCGAGTCGGTCCTCGACTAG
- a CDS encoding glycosyltransferase, which produces MRLLALDLGPGMRGGQRQSALLLAGLAARGHAVRLLARRDAPLAGAARASGVDTAEVPAGSEASPALLLAVARAARSFRPEIVYAGDAHGHGAAVFGRAAADAPLVVHRRVAFPPGRSPLSRLKYRAAARYLAVSRAVAASLEAAGVPAEKIAVVPDGLPADAFRENVAPPPPPFRLVHAGAFDGLKGQDVVVETIARLAARGIDAHALFLGGGPARAGVEALAAARGVADRCTFAGQVEDPGVRFAASHLMLLPSASEGGPLVLVEAMAAGCPVVGHDVGGSREMVEDGAAGVLVPSLDPSAWEEAVGGLLLDAERRSRLVEAGRVAAGERRIEKTVGRVEEELLGVLGGPA; this is translated from the coding sequence GTGAGGCTGCTCGCGCTGGATCTCGGCCCCGGAATGCGCGGGGGGCAGCGCCAGTCCGCGCTCCTCCTGGCCGGCCTCGCCGCGCGCGGCCACGCGGTCCGCCTGCTCGCGCGCCGAGACGCGCCCCTCGCGGGCGCGGCTCGCGCCTCCGGAGTCGACACGGCCGAGGTGCCCGCGGGCTCGGAAGCCTCCCCAGCCCTGCTCCTCGCGGTCGCGCGCGCGGCGCGGTCCTTCCGGCCCGAGATCGTCTACGCCGGGGATGCGCACGGCCACGGCGCCGCGGTCTTCGGCCGCGCGGCGGCGGACGCTCCGCTCGTCGTCCACCGCCGCGTCGCGTTCCCGCCCGGCCGGAGCCCCCTCTCGCGGCTCAAGTACCGCGCGGCCGCCCGCTACCTCGCCGTCTCGCGCGCCGTCGCGGCGTCCCTCGAGGCCGCCGGCGTCCCGGCGGAGAAGATCGCCGTCGTCCCCGACGGGCTCCCCGCCGACGCGTTCCGCGAGAACGTCGCGCCTCCTCCTCCGCCGTTCCGGCTCGTCCACGCAGGCGCGTTCGACGGGCTCAAGGGCCAGGACGTCGTCGTGGAGACGATCGCCCGGCTCGCTGCGCGGGGGATCGACGCGCACGCGCTCTTCCTCGGCGGCGGCCCGGCGCGCGCCGGCGTCGAAGCGCTCGCCGCAGCGCGTGGCGTCGCGGACCGCTGCACGTTCGCGGGCCAGGTGGAGGACCCCGGCGTGCGCTTCGCGGCGAGCCACCTCATGCTCCTGCCCTCCGCGAGCGAGGGTGGGCCGCTGGTCCTCGTCGAGGCGATGGCGGCCGGATGTCCGGTCGTCGGGCACGACGTCGGGGGTTCGCGCGAGATGGTCGAGGACGGGGCCGCGGGCGTCCTCGTGCCGTCGCTCGATCCCTCCGCATGGGAGGAGGCCGTGGGCGGCCTCCTCCTCGACGCGGAACGCCGGTCCCGCCTCGTCGAAGCGGGGCGAGTGGCCGCGGGCGAGCGGAGGATCGAAAAGACGGTCGGGCGGGTCGAAGAGGAGCTTCTCGGAGTGCTGGGAGGCCCCGCGTGA